A single Alcanivorax borkumensis SK2 DNA region contains:
- a CDS encoding glyceraldehyde-3-phosphate dehydrogenase: protein MSKLEDHFGRWKNREEIAEAMIPMIGRLHREKNVTTTVYSRSLVNKSVIQILKSHRFVKQVEDSELSVVDTFPILQEVAKSDLGPCRIDIGKLAVEYKKDNRGLSIEDYVREELSEAVSSKVDMPERTDVVLYGFGRIGRILARLLIEKAGSGDGLRLKAIVVRESGKGDLQKRASLMRRDSVHGPFAGTIAVDEEENAIIANGNFIKVIYSSDPASIDYTDYGINNAVVIDNTGKWRDEEGLSQHLQCKGVSRVMLTAPGKGNMKNIVHGVNNDLIEDSDKIISAASCTTNAIVPPLKALEDKFGIEFGHVETVHSYTNDQNLLDNFHKGPRRGRSAPLNMVLTETGAATAATKVLPSLNGKLTGNSIRVPTPNVSMAILNLTLGKETTLEELNDYLRWVSLHSPLQRQVDFVSSPDAVSTDFVGSRHASVIDAEATIVNGRHCVLYVWYDNEFGYSCQVLRILQQISGVEFPVYPKD, encoded by the coding sequence CTATGATCGGGCGCCTGCATCGTGAAAAGAACGTTACCACGACCGTGTACAGCCGTTCCCTGGTCAACAAGTCTGTTATCCAGATTCTGAAGAGCCATCGTTTCGTTAAGCAGGTTGAAGATTCTGAACTGTCTGTGGTCGATACTTTCCCGATCCTTCAGGAAGTGGCTAAGTCGGATCTCGGCCCTTGCCGGATCGATATCGGTAAATTGGCGGTGGAGTACAAAAAAGACAATCGTGGCCTCTCTATCGAAGATTATGTGCGAGAAGAGCTGTCTGAAGCGGTGAGCAGCAAAGTCGACATGCCCGAGCGCACCGATGTGGTGCTGTACGGGTTCGGCCGTATCGGTCGTATTCTGGCACGTCTGTTGATCGAGAAAGCCGGCTCCGGCGATGGCCTGCGCCTGAAAGCCATTGTGGTGCGTGAATCAGGTAAGGGTGATTTGCAAAAGCGCGCTAGCCTGATGCGTCGTGATTCTGTGCACGGCCCGTTTGCGGGCACTATTGCTGTGGACGAGGAAGAAAATGCCATCATCGCCAACGGTAACTTCATTAAGGTGATTTACTCCAGCGACCCGGCGTCTATCGATTACACCGATTACGGCATTAATAATGCTGTGGTGATTGATAACACCGGTAAATGGCGTGACGAGGAAGGTCTGTCTCAGCATTTGCAATGCAAGGGTGTGTCCCGCGTGATGTTGACTGCGCCAGGCAAGGGCAACATGAAGAACATCGTTCACGGAGTGAACAATGATTTGATTGAAGACAGCGACAAGATTATTTCCGCAGCAAGCTGCACCACCAATGCCATCGTTCCGCCGCTGAAGGCGCTGGAAGATAAGTTCGGCATCGAGTTCGGCCATGTGGAAACGGTACACTCCTACACCAATGACCAGAACCTGTTGGATAACTTCCACAAGGGGCCTCGTCGTGGGCGTTCGGCGCCACTGAACATGGTGTTGACTGAGACCGGTGCGGCGACGGCTGCCACCAAAGTATTGCCGAGCCTTAATGGCAAGCTGACCGGAAACTCCATCCGCGTTCCCACCCCGAACGTGTCTATGGCGATCCTGAACTTGACTCTGGGCAAAGAAACTACCTTGGAAGAGCTCAACGATTACTTGCGTTGGGTGAGCTTGCATTCTCCTCTGCAGCGCCAGGTGGATTTCGTAAGCAGCCCGGATGCAGTGTCTACGGATTTCGTTGGCTCACGTCACGCCTCCGTGATTGACGCAGAAGCGACTATTGTTAATGGTCGTCACTGTGTGCTGTATGTGTGGTATGACAATGAGTTCGGTTATAGCTGTCAGGTGTTGCGTATCCTGCAGCAGATTTCTGGGGTGGAATTCCCGGTGTATCCGAAGGACTGA
- a CDS encoding Na(+)-translocating NADH-quinone reductase subunit A, giving the protein MIKIRKGLDLPIAGAPRQAIEEGHQVRSVAVLGGDYVGMKPTMEVREGDVVKKGQLIFTDKKTEGVKYTSPAAGKVIAINRGHKRVLQSVVIEVADQEDEVTFASYSADQLRSLDRDAVQQQLVDSGEWTLLRTRPFGKVPAPGSTPNSVFVSILDTNPLALDPAVVIKENEQAFRHGLTVLSRLTDGPVWVCRGPNTDLPSFAGGQVREEAFSGKHPAGNVGTHIHYLDPVGLNKTVWSVGYQDVIAIGKLFTEGKISSARVVALTGPQAKTPRALRTRVGASVDDFAQGELKEGDNRLISGSVLNGHNARGPVAWLSRTTNQLTALREGHERELLGYISPGANRFSLMNIYLSKLMPGKRFNFTTTTNGSERAMVPVGAYEEVMPLDILPTQLLRALIVGDTDSATALGALELLEEDLSLCTFVCPGKYEYGPILRDNLTTIEAEG; this is encoded by the coding sequence ATGATTAAAATCAGGAAGGGCCTTGATCTGCCCATCGCTGGTGCACCGCGCCAGGCGATTGAGGAAGGTCACCAGGTTCGTTCTGTTGCCGTGCTCGGCGGTGACTATGTGGGCATGAAACCCACTATGGAAGTCCGCGAGGGAGACGTGGTCAAAAAAGGCCAGCTGATCTTCACGGATAAGAAAACCGAGGGTGTGAAATATACATCTCCTGCTGCCGGTAAAGTGATTGCCATTAACCGTGGCCACAAACGAGTGCTTCAATCTGTGGTGATTGAAGTGGCAGACCAGGAAGACGAAGTCACCTTCGCCTCTTACAGTGCTGACCAACTGAGATCTCTGGATCGCGATGCGGTGCAGCAGCAGTTGGTGGACTCCGGTGAGTGGACGCTGCTGCGCACTCGCCCATTCGGCAAGGTGCCGGCACCGGGTAGTACACCCAATTCTGTTTTCGTCTCTATCCTTGACACCAACCCTCTGGCACTAGATCCGGCTGTGGTGATCAAGGAAAATGAGCAGGCTTTTCGCCATGGTTTGACTGTACTGAGCCGTCTGACCGACGGCCCGGTATGGGTGTGTCGCGGTCCTAATACTGATCTGCCCAGCTTTGCGGGCGGGCAGGTTCGTGAAGAAGCGTTTTCTGGTAAGCATCCGGCAGGCAATGTGGGTACCCACATTCACTATCTAGACCCTGTTGGCCTGAACAAGACAGTTTGGTCGGTGGGTTATCAGGATGTGATTGCTATCGGCAAGCTGTTCACCGAAGGCAAGATTAGTTCCGCCCGTGTGGTTGCCTTGACAGGCCCGCAGGCGAAAACTCCACGGGCCTTACGTACTCGTGTGGGCGCCAGCGTGGACGATTTTGCCCAGGGTGAACTAAAAGAGGGCGATAACCGCCTGATCTCCGGCTCTGTGCTGAACGGTCACAACGCCCGAGGTCCTGTGGCTTGGTTAAGCCGGACAACAAACCAGCTAACGGCTTTGCGTGAAGGCCATGAACGGGAGCTGTTGGGTTACATTTCGCCCGGCGCCAACCGTTTCTCGCTGATGAATATCTATCTGTCCAAGCTGATGCCGGGCAAACGCTTCAATTTTACCACTACTACCAATGGCTCCGAACGTGCCATGGTGCCAGTGGGGGCCTATGAAGAAGTGATGCCGCTGGATATTTTGCCGACGCAGTTGCTGCGTGCATTGATTGTTGGTGATACCGACAGCGCCACGGCCCTTGGTGCCTTGGAGTTGCTGGAAGAAGACCTTTCTCTGTGTACCTTCGTGTGCCCAGGCAAATACGAATACGGTCCGATTCTGCGCGACAACCTGACCACGATTGAGGCGGAGGGCTGA
- a CDS encoding NADH:ubiquinone reductase (Na(+)-transporting) subunit B has translation MGMRKFLDDKVSPHFHEGGKFEKYYTFYEMFDTMLYTPDSVTRSAAHVRDGLDLKRIMMTVWFCTFPAILFGLWNTGYQANLQIAELGASPLAGWRSDLVAALTGFDPASIWANVLHGAVYYIPILLTVYIGGFIWEGLFAWKRGHEVNEGFFVTGILFTLILPPSIPLWQVFLGISFGVVIGKEVFGGTGKNFLNPALVGRAFLYFAYPAQMSGDAVWTAVDNFSGATSLSLAASGSLNYAVGLTGNALTEGAAAATASLSWMNTFLGNIQGSIGETSTLAILIGGAALLMTKIASWRIVLGVFLGMLGMSSLFNVIGSETNAMFGMPWYWHLSVGGFAFGMIFMATDPVSASMTNTGKYIFGALIGVMTVLIRVINPAFPEGIMLAILFGNLCAPLIDYFVTQANIRRRLRRTGGEV, from the coding sequence ATGGGTATGAGAAAGTTTCTAGATGACAAAGTGTCCCCTCATTTTCATGAGGGTGGTAAGTTCGAGAAGTATTACACCTTCTACGAAATGTTCGACACCATGCTCTACACCCCGGATTCGGTAACCCGTTCCGCGGCTCACGTGCGTGATGGTCTTGATCTGAAACGGATCATGATGACGGTGTGGTTCTGCACTTTTCCGGCGATCCTGTTTGGTCTGTGGAACACCGGTTACCAAGCTAATTTGCAGATCGCAGAGTTAGGTGCTAGTCCGCTCGCCGGCTGGCGTAGTGATTTGGTGGCAGCGCTGACCGGGTTCGATCCGGCCAGTATTTGGGCCAATGTTCTGCATGGTGCGGTTTACTACATCCCGATTCTGCTCACCGTGTACATCGGGGGTTTTATCTGGGAAGGACTGTTCGCGTGGAAGCGCGGCCATGAGGTTAACGAAGGCTTCTTCGTTACGGGTATTCTGTTTACCTTGATCCTGCCACCTTCCATTCCTTTGTGGCAGGTGTTCCTGGGTATTTCCTTCGGTGTAGTCATCGGTAAGGAAGTGTTCGGGGGAACGGGCAAGAACTTCCTTAACCCGGCGTTGGTTGGCCGTGCGTTCCTTTACTTTGCCTACCCGGCGCAGATGTCCGGTGATGCAGTGTGGACCGCCGTGGATAACTTCTCCGGTGCCACGTCCTTGTCTCTGGCTGCCTCGGGTAGCTTGAACTACGCGGTAGGCCTTACTGGCAACGCATTGACTGAAGGTGCGGCGGCCGCTACCGCTAGCCTGAGTTGGATGAACACTTTCCTTGGTAACATCCAGGGCAGTATTGGTGAGACTTCCACGCTGGCTATTCTTATCGGTGGCGCAGCTTTGTTGATGACCAAGATTGCTTCTTGGCGCATTGTTTTGGGTGTGTTCTTGGGCATGCTTGGTATGTCTTCCCTGTTCAATGTGATCGGTTCTGAGACCAATGCCATGTTCGGCATGCCATGGTACTGGCACCTGAGTGTGGGTGGCTTCGCCTTCGGTATGATCTTCATGGCAACCGACCCGGTGTCGGCCTCCATGACCAACACGGGCAAATACATCTTTGGTGCCCTGATTGGTGTGATGACCGTCCTGATTCGGGTGATCAACCCGGCTTTCCCAGAAGGCATCATGTTGGCGATCCTGTTCGGCAACTTGTGTGCACCGCTGATTGATTACTTTGTGACCCAGGCGAATATTCGTCGCCGCCTGCGTCGGACAGGGGGAGAAGTCTAA
- a CDS encoding Na(+)-translocating NADH-quinone reductase subunit C → MAGNNESVGKTLLVAFLVCVVCGVVVATAAVSLRPVQAENQLLDKRMNILQAAGLYQEGTDVEEVFKTIERKFVDIDTGKYVEMPESYDQRKAAKDPEQSIRLTGDEDLADIKSQAKVAEVYLAKDDSGALSRIILPVHGYGLWSTLYGFLALEPDANTVAGLGFYEHGETPGLGGEVDNPKWKALWEGKKLYGDQGEVEIQVIKGTVDGSTPNAEYKVDGLAGATLTSKGVSNLLRFWVGENGFGPYLERMQEGETAVADGAATPEQPEGEA, encoded by the coding sequence ATGGCTGGAAACAACGAAAGCGTTGGTAAAACGCTGCTGGTCGCCTTCCTGGTATGCGTGGTTTGTGGTGTGGTTGTGGCCACAGCAGCGGTGAGCTTGCGTCCGGTTCAGGCTGAGAATCAGCTTCTCGATAAACGGATGAATATTCTTCAAGCCGCTGGGTTGTACCAAGAAGGTACCGACGTAGAAGAGGTTTTCAAGACTATTGAGCGTAAGTTTGTTGATATCGATACCGGCAAATATGTTGAGATGCCAGAGTCTTACGATCAACGTAAAGCGGCTAAGGATCCCGAGCAATCTATTCGCCTGACTGGCGATGAAGACCTTGCGGACATCAAGAGCCAGGCAAAAGTGGCCGAAGTGTACCTGGCCAAAGACGATAGCGGCGCGCTAAGCCGTATCATCTTGCCCGTTCATGGCTACGGCCTTTGGTCTACTCTGTACGGTTTCCTGGCGCTTGAGCCGGATGCCAATACAGTGGCCGGGCTCGGTTTCTACGAGCACGGCGAAACTCCAGGGCTGGGGGGTGAAGTGGATAACCCTAAGTGGAAGGCTCTTTGGGAAGGCAAGAAGTTATACGGTGACCAGGGGGAAGTGGAAATCCAGGTGATTAAAGGCACAGTGGATGGCAGCACCCCGAATGCGGAATACAAAGTTGATGGCCTGGCCGGCGCAACCCTGACCAGCAAGGGTGTAAGTAACTTGCTGCGTTTTTGGGTAGGCGAAAACGGTTTTGGTCCTTACCTTGAGCGTATGCAAGAGGGTGAAACGGCGGTGGCTGATGGTGCCGCGACACCTGAGCAACCGGAAGGAGAGGCGTAA
- a CDS encoding NADH:ubiquinone reductase (Na(+)-transporting) subunit D, whose amino-acid sequence MAEKTKDILLGPIFDNNPIALQILGICSALAVTSNLSTTVTMCIALTAVTAFSNFFVSSIRNSIPSSIRIIVQMTIIASLVIVVDQFLKAYAYSISKQLSVFVGLIITNCIVMGRAEAFAMKNPPIPSFLDGVGNGLGYSAILLGLGFTRELLGAGSLFGHQILPKVSEGGWYMTNGMMLLPPSAFFLIGLFIWAIRAWKPEQVEEDTFKMKPNTRVSDAF is encoded by the coding sequence ATGGCGGAGAAAACCAAGGACATCTTGTTAGGTCCGATTTTCGACAATAACCCCATCGCTCTGCAGATCCTGGGTATCTGTTCCGCGTTGGCGGTGACCAGTAACCTGAGCACCACGGTGACGATGTGTATCGCATTGACTGCGGTAACAGCGTTCTCGAACTTCTTTGTAAGCTCGATTCGCAACAGCATTCCTTCCAGCATTCGAATCATCGTACAGATGACCATCATTGCATCGCTGGTAATTGTGGTTGATCAGTTTCTGAAAGCCTATGCCTACAGTATTTCCAAGCAACTGTCGGTGTTCGTGGGGCTCATTATTACCAACTGTATCGTGATGGGGCGCGCGGAAGCCTTTGCTATGAAGAATCCGCCGATCCCGTCTTTCCTCGATGGCGTAGGGAACGGTCTAGGTTATTCGGCAATTCTGTTGGGGCTGGGTTTTACCCGCGAATTACTGGGTGCGGGTAGTTTGTTTGGTCACCAGATTCTGCCCAAGGTATCCGAAGGCGGCTGGTACATGACCAATGGCATGATGCTGTTACCACCCAGCGCGTTCTTCCTTATTGGTCTGTTTATTTGGGCTATTCGTGCCTGGAAGCCGGAGCAAGTGGAAGAAGATACCTTCAAAATGAAGCCCAACACCCGTGTCAGCGACGCGTTTTAA
- the nqrE gene encoding NADH:ubiquinone reductase (Na(+)-transporting) subunit E, with translation MFEHYLSLFVRAVFVENMALAFFLGMCTFIAISKKIQTAIGLGIAVVVVLAITVPVNNLILHNLLEEGALSWTGSEQLASLDLRFLGLLSYIGVIAAIVQILEMTLDKYVPSLYNALGIFLPLITVNCAIMGASLFMVERDYTFGESVVYGVGAGVGWALAITLLAGIREKLKYSDVPDGLKGLGITFITVGLMSLGFMSFSGVQL, from the coding sequence ATGTTTGAACATTATCTGAGCCTGTTCGTCCGCGCCGTCTTTGTTGAGAACATGGCGTTGGCCTTCTTTCTGGGCATGTGTACCTTTATCGCGATTTCCAAAAAGATCCAGACTGCCATCGGCCTGGGGATTGCGGTGGTTGTGGTTCTGGCGATTACTGTTCCGGTGAATAACCTGATTCTTCATAATCTGCTTGAAGAAGGTGCTTTGTCTTGGACTGGCAGCGAACAGCTCGCAAGTCTGGATCTGCGTTTTCTCGGGCTTCTCAGCTATATTGGCGTGATTGCAGCGATCGTACAGATTCTGGAGATGACTCTGGATAAATACGTGCCGAGCTTGTACAACGCGCTGGGTATCTTCCTGCCGCTAATTACAGTGAACTGCGCCATCATGGGGGCTTCTCTATTCATGGTGGAACGCGATTACACCTTCGGTGAGTCTGTTGTGTATGGCGTGGGTGCCGGCGTGGGTTGGGCTCTTGCCATCACTCTGTTGGCCGGTATTCGTGAAAAGCTGAAGTACAGTGACGTACCCGATGGCCTAAAAGGTCTAGGCATCACCTTCATTACTGTTGGTTTGATGTCACTGGGCTTTATGTCTTTTTCCGGTGTGCAGCTGTAA
- the nqrF gene encoding NADH:ubiquinone reductase (Na(+)-transporting) subunit F, translated as MSFEIILGVVMFTAIVLALVAIILVARSRLVSTGNVSIVINDDPDKSIEAPAGGKLLGTLADQGIFLSSACGGGGTCAQCRCQVLDGGGDILPTEEGHFTKGQIRDGWRLSCQVNVKQDMEIQVPEEFFGVKKWECEVVSNNNVATFIKELTLKLPEGENVDFRAGGYVQLEAPPFDVKFSDFDIDEEYRGDWERFNFFDLNTKNNEEVIRAYSMANYPEEKGILKFNIRIATPPPGSKDIQPGIMSSYVFSLKPGDKITVFGPFGEFFAKKTDAEMVFIGGGAGMAPMRSHIFDQLKRLHSKRKMSFWYGARSVRECFYNEEYDKLAEENDNFDWYLALSDPQPEDNWDGLTGFIHNVLYEQYLKGHPAPEDCEYYMCGPPMMNASVIKMLEDLGVEPENILLDDFGG; from the coding sequence ATGAGTTTTGAGATTATTCTCGGTGTTGTCATGTTCACCGCCATCGTGCTCGCGTTGGTGGCAATCATTCTGGTTGCCCGCTCGCGGCTGGTCAGCACGGGTAATGTGAGCATTGTCATTAACGATGATCCAGATAAATCCATTGAAGCTCCAGCTGGCGGTAAGCTGTTGGGGACATTGGCAGATCAGGGTATTTTTCTATCTTCTGCCTGTGGCGGTGGTGGTACTTGCGCGCAGTGTCGGTGTCAGGTGCTGGATGGTGGTGGCGATATTCTTCCCACTGAAGAAGGTCATTTCACCAAAGGTCAGATTCGCGATGGCTGGCGCTTAAGTTGTCAGGTCAACGTGAAGCAAGACATGGAAATCCAGGTGCCAGAAGAATTCTTCGGCGTTAAGAAGTGGGAGTGTGAGGTTGTTTCCAATAACAATGTTGCCACTTTCATCAAAGAGCTGACGCTGAAGTTGCCTGAAGGCGAAAATGTGGATTTCCGTGCCGGGGGTTATGTACAGCTGGAAGCGCCGCCTTTCGATGTGAAGTTTTCTGACTTCGATATCGATGAGGAATACCGGGGTGACTGGGAACGGTTCAACTTTTTCGATTTGAACACCAAAAATAACGAAGAAGTGATCCGTGCTTATTCCATGGCCAACTACCCGGAAGAGAAGGGCATCCTTAAATTCAATATCCGTATTGCGACGCCGCCTCCTGGCTCCAAGGATATTCAACCCGGCATTATGAGCTCATACGTGTTCAGCCTGAAGCCGGGTGACAAGATCACTGTATTTGGTCCATTCGGCGAGTTCTTCGCTAAGAAAACCGACGCAGAAATGGTGTTCATCGGCGGTGGTGCGGGTATGGCCCCCATGCGTAGCCATATCTTCGATCAGCTCAAGCGATTGCACTCCAAGCGCAAAATGAGCTTCTGGTATGGTGCCCGCAGTGTTCGCGAATGTTTCTACAATGAGGAATATGACAAGCTGGCTGAAGAGAATGACAACTTCGACTGGTACCTAGCTCTGTCAGATCCGCAACCTGAAGACAATTGGGATGGCCTCACCGGCTTTATCCACAACGTGCTGTACGAGCAGTATCTTAAGGGCCATCCGGCCCCTGAGGACTGCGAGTACTACATGTGTGGTCCGCCGATGATGAATGCGTCTGTCATCAAAATGTTGGAAGATTTGGGCGTCGAGCCGGAAAATATTCTGTTGGATGACTTTGGCGGATGA
- a CDS encoding FAD:protein FMN transferase, protein MLRILSVLAFSLLLLFGGCDDSKNRLSVLSGPTMGTTWSVKYTGTPSDGGVQALKADIVAALEQVNAQMSTYRPDSNISRFNHAEPGALMVLPSDLVKVLHAAFLLSEQTDGAYDVTVGPLVNLWGFGPDPERFEPPKHSEVEAALTRVGWQKLMLSEQQLLQPGGVYVDLSSIAKGYAVDKVADLLDRYGLSNYLVEVGGELRGKGSKPYKQPWRVAVERPIAGVREVEQVVDLKDMAVATSGDYRNFFESQGRLFSHTIDPRTGYPVQHKLASVSVLHKSAMIADGLATAMTVLGPDEGMAFAKDHELAVFFIVRTEKGVKELSTPAFDAIVEGK, encoded by the coding sequence ATGCTCCGCATCCTCTCTGTACTGGCTTTCTCTCTGCTTCTGCTTTTTGGTGGCTGTGATGACAGCAAGAATCGCCTTTCTGTGCTCAGTGGCCCGACTATGGGTACCACTTGGAGTGTGAAATATACAGGGACACCGAGTGATGGCGGAGTACAAGCATTAAAGGCGGATATTGTAGCGGCGTTGGAGCAAGTAAATGCGCAGATGAGCACTTACCGTCCTGACTCCAATATTAGCCGTTTTAATCATGCTGAGCCCGGTGCCCTGATGGTGTTGCCATCTGATCTGGTGAAGGTTTTGCATGCCGCTTTTTTGCTTTCGGAGCAGACTGATGGGGCCTACGACGTGACTGTGGGTCCATTGGTTAATTTGTGGGGCTTTGGGCCTGATCCGGAGCGCTTTGAGCCTCCGAAACACTCTGAAGTGGAGGCCGCGCTAACACGAGTTGGTTGGCAAAAGCTTATGCTCAGCGAGCAGCAGTTACTTCAGCCTGGCGGCGTGTATGTGGATCTGTCCTCTATTGCGAAGGGGTATGCGGTGGATAAGGTGGCGGATTTACTGGACCGTTATGGCTTGAGCAACTATTTAGTAGAAGTGGGGGGTGAATTGCGGGGCAAAGGCAGCAAGCCCTATAAGCAGCCTTGGCGAGTTGCCGTTGAGCGGCCGATTGCTGGCGTTCGTGAGGTTGAGCAGGTGGTAGACTTGAAGGACATGGCGGTGGCTACCAGTGGTGATTACCGTAACTTCTTCGAGTCGCAAGGACGATTATTCTCCCATACGATTGATCCACGTACGGGCTATCCGGTGCAGCACAAGCTTGCTTCGGTGTCTGTTTTGCACAAAAGTGCAATGATTGCGGATGGGCTGGCCACGGCAATGACGGTGCTGGGGCCGGATGAAGGAATGGCTTTTGCCAAAGACCATGAACTGGCCGTATTTTTTATTGTCAGAACTGAGAAGGGAGTGAAAGAGTTATCGACTCCTGCGTTTGATGCAATTGTGGAGGGTAAGTGA
- the nqrM gene encoding (Na+)-NQR maturation NqrM, protein MFMTIVAAVIFIGLLFAGMAVGVILSNKPVKGSCGGLAALGMKQDCEICGGNDDECEENARKVNSEKAAALGKNVMKI, encoded by the coding sequence ATGTTCATGACTATTGTGGCGGCAGTAATTTTTATTGGCCTGCTTTTCGCCGGCATGGCTGTGGGCGTGATTCTCTCCAACAAGCCGGTAAAGGGATCCTGTGGTGGCCTGGCGGCGCTGGGCATGAAGCAGGACTGTGAAATTTGCGGCGGTAATGATGACGAATGCGAAGAGAACGCTCGCAAGGTTAACAGCGAAAAAGCGGCGGCACTGGGTAAGAACGTGATGAAGATCTAA
- a CDS encoding GNAT family N-acetyltransferase/peptidase C39 family protein, translating to MCVFSLRPALPDDLDALTALEQRCFSSDRLTRRSFRQWLKRQHAGLIVAQNEHQQLVGYVLVLLQPGTRLARLYSIAVDPQQRGKKLGEQLLGAAEGYAHQQHRLFLRLEVRKDNTVAIALYERLGYRLFAQTVDYYEDHEDALRYQKRLHYLADLPDLSGQAHAASTQTGRLQLPWVQQTTPFTCGPACLLMALAALKKQAPTVTEELLLWREATTIYMTAGHGGCHPLGLALAARQRGLSARVWCNQAGPLFLDSVRDRDKKSVITTLHDHFVSECSRHRVPVCYDDFSATDLDNAISVGSIVLVLISTWRLDRRKAPHWVAISGSDEECFYIHDPDPGEDQVPMDCQHVPITRYKFEQMRQYGQAKLRTAVVLNRL from the coding sequence ATGTGCGTTTTCTCCCTTCGCCCCGCTCTTCCCGACGATCTAGATGCCCTCACGGCACTGGAGCAGCGCTGCTTTTCCTCCGACCGCCTTACTCGACGCAGTTTTCGTCAATGGCTCAAGCGGCAGCACGCTGGCCTTATCGTTGCCCAGAACGAACATCAGCAATTGGTTGGCTATGTGCTAGTGTTGCTGCAACCCGGCACGCGTCTTGCCCGCCTTTACTCCATAGCAGTGGATCCGCAGCAGCGCGGCAAAAAACTCGGAGAACAGTTACTGGGTGCCGCCGAAGGCTATGCACATCAGCAACACCGCCTGTTTCTTCGTCTGGAAGTCCGCAAAGACAACACCGTGGCCATCGCCCTGTACGAACGCTTAGGCTACCGCCTGTTTGCCCAGACGGTAGACTATTACGAGGACCACGAAGACGCCCTGCGTTACCAAAAGCGGTTGCACTATTTAGCTGACTTACCCGACCTATCAGGCCAAGCGCACGCTGCCTCGACTCAAACAGGGCGTTTGCAGTTACCTTGGGTTCAGCAAACCACGCCTTTCACTTGCGGGCCCGCCTGCTTACTGATGGCCTTAGCTGCCCTGAAAAAACAGGCGCCCACGGTCACCGAAGAGCTATTGCTATGGCGTGAAGCCACCACCATCTACATGACCGCAGGCCATGGTGGCTGTCATCCGCTCGGCCTCGCACTGGCCGCTCGACAGCGTGGGCTCAGCGCCCGTGTATGGTGTAACCAGGCCGGCCCGTTATTTCTGGATTCGGTGCGTGACCGCGACAAAAAATCCGTGATTACCACCTTACACGACCACTTTGTCAGTGAGTGTTCGCGGCACAGGGTCCCGGTCTGCTACGACGATTTCAGCGCCACCGATCTAGATAATGCCATTAGTGTCGGCAGTATCGTGCTAGTGCTCATCAGTACTTGGCGACTAGACCGGCGCAAGGCGCCGCACTGGGTCGCTATTAGTGGCAGCGATGAGGAATGCTTCTACATCCACGACCCGGATCCCGGTGAAGACCAGGTGCCCATGGATTGCCAACATGTCCCCATTACACGCTATAAATTTGAACAAATGCGGCAGTACGGTCAGGCAAAGTTGCGTACGGCAGTGGTATTGAACCGCCTCTGA